One window of Magallana gigas chromosome 2, xbMagGiga1.1, whole genome shotgun sequence genomic DNA carries:
- the LOC105338591 gene encoding uncharacterized protein isoform X3: protein MGRFYDKTMPYVYWARGDVNRAKESFIQLIHTCEKSRHKALYMYEIQRMLHFFDDASQLTFDLSMSDMSDVFNEPYYSQEEVAQLICKQISLLKANLCDQGLMTVEKAHMATERWSHCMRAPPVGEGWSRDTFFLMDSLLCFHAHTYFELGIDWIQHAIEKLEPLCKASNADLYIFLSMMYAMQKQNTKCKKTFKYFESLERSYLRNVDKDKVGHCPWQTLLESVKNSVAVRPLKVLWRTQINPPRLSHERLDWPTENNPFIENCNPSEADISCRDLDLYITPEGHLTGNLQMTLPPIQSVLLNPYTGTIAQLPAVYSVTSLGSFHSVQCFMHGRYSHTFSPVIPTPMEIYRGQNGCVVSMIFPGKHQHPGPVKHLLKVFWQGPDGRRARLNLALRIRDHIYQAAKKQVRLLSMDEEMKTCMLEILRLCYLKDYLIPSTDKKEQLYETVEKAYQENKQRQLKHKDGASISLNPAKIFQEHFMKPPILNILRPPVVFGTDIFFRFKVNEDPCRNYFVVIHTETRTEFKNPKIQERHTIDHPSYFSNGISKSAEGFYYLNTVSHDPVTVCVVNRHLVMTDQVDTAILQPIKEDAHIPIVIGKSLFAISHLQYLYRINDQIESFAEHLDQIHRLTFLGDMLVMVTVSGYLLFVDSQTLLPIRVTVHPRAFALILENLYIYEVSNYLKVQGEKSFRDANNCEFVRAAILLDNKLVIIKTDPEACGVEAEDWSPITVTSAVSLSGQPKDVCFLSESAGYLVSASIFNSTGEFYRENLYHFDHCGQLLGVLLSLGRGPRSMYPVYLPGDPDLSARYNDLCGQEGWHVYMRDGHDGIICVYLGKVYNRETS, encoded by the exons ATGGGACGGTTTTATGACAAGACCATGCCCTACGTCTACTGGGCTAGAGGTGATGTTAACCGGGCAAAAGAGAGCTTTATCCAGCTAATACACACCTGTGAAAaat CACGACATAAAgctctatacatgtatgagatTCAGAGAATGCTGCATTTTTTTGATGATGCATCACAGctgacctttgacctttcaATGTCTGACATGTCTGATGTATTCAATGAGCCATATTACAGCCAAGAAGAGGTAGCTCAACTGATCTGTAAACAGATATCTCTCCTAAAAGCCAACCTGTGTGATCAAGG GTTGATGACTGTGGAAAAAGCTCACATGGCCACCGAGAGGTGGTCCCATTGTATGAGAGCTCCCCCTGTTGGAGAGGGATGGTCCCGGGACACCTTCTTCTTGATGGATTCTTTGCTCTGTTTCCATGCACACACTTACTTTG AACTTGGAATTGATTGGATCCAGCATGCCATAGAAAAGCTAGAGCCTCTTTGTAAGGCTTCTAATGCAGACCTGTATATATTTCTCTCCATGATGTATGCAATGCAGAagcaaaatacaaaatgtaaaaagaccTTCAAGTACTTTGAAAGTCTAGAAAG ATCTTATTTACGTAATGTTGACAAAGACAAGGTAGGGCATTGTCCCTGGCAGACTCTCCTGGAATCAGTGAAGAACTCAGTAGCAGTCCGGCCCCTTAAAGTTCTTTGGAGAACTCAGATTAATCCCCCAAGACTCTCCCATGAGCGTTTGGATTGGCCGACTGAAAATAATCCATTCATTGAAAACTG CAACCCCTCAGAGGCAGATATCAGTTGccgtgaccttgacctttacaTAACTCCTGAAGGTCATCTTACAGGCAATTTGCAGATGACTCTACCACCAATACAATCAGTTCTACTGAACCCTTACACTGG AACCATAGCACAACTGCCAGCTGTGTACTCAGTGACCTCACTTGGCAGCTTTCACTCTGTCCAGTGTTTTATGCATGGAAGatattcacatacat TCAGTCCTGTGATCCCCACACCCATGGAGATTTATCGTGGCCAGAATGGATGTGTTGTCAGCATGATTTTCCCTGGTAAACATCAGCACCCTGGGCCCGTCAAGCACCTATTGAAAGTCTTCTGGCAAGGTCCAGATGGGAGGCGGGCAAGACTTAATCTGGCTCTCAGAATCAGAGATCATATATACCAG GCAGCAAAGAAGCAAGTGAGGTTGCTGAGTATGGATGAAGAGATGAAGACCTGTATGCTGGAGATCCTCAGGCTCTGCTATCTCAAAGACTATCTCATCCCATCAACG GACAAAAAAGAGCAGTTATACGAGACCGTGGAGAAAGCCTACCAGGAAAATAAGCAGAGGCAGCTTAAGCACAAAGATGGTGCCTCCATCTCTCTCAATCCTGCCAAAATTTTCCAAGAACACTTTATGAAGCCCCCCATCTTGAATATCCTTCGTCCCCCAGTGGTGTTTGGAACCgatatatttttcagatttaaagTTAATGAAGATCCATGCAGGAACTATTTTGTG GTTATTCATACCGAGACTCGTactgaatttaaaaatccaaaaattcAAGAGAGACATACGATTGATCACCCATCCTATTTCTCCAATGGAATTTCCAAATCTGCAgaaggtttttattatttaaatacagt CAGTCATGACCCAGTAACAGTGTGTGTAGTCAACAGACATCTAGTGATGACGGATCAAGTGGACACAGCCATCTTACAACCAATCAAGGAGGATGCACATATTCCGATTGTTATTGGAAAATCCCTGTTTGCCATCAGCCATTTACAATA CCTCTACAGAATTAATGATCAGATTGAGTCGTTCGCGGAACATCTGGACCAGATTCACCGCCTAACCTTCCTCGGGGACATGCTCGTTATGGTCACTGTCTCAGGGTATCTGCTGTTTGTGGACAGCCAGACACTACTGCCCATCAGGGTGACTGTACATCCCAG GGCATTTGCTCTCATTTTGGAGAACCTGTACATTTATGAGGTGTCCAACTACCTCAAAGTTCAGGGAGAGAAGTCCTTCAGAGACGCCAACAATTGCGAGTTTGTCAGGGCAGCCATACTTTTGGATAACAAACTGGTCATCATTAAAACTGACCCAGA aGCATGTGGTGTGGAGGCTGAGGACTGGTCACCCATCACCGTGACCTCTGCTGTGTCACTGTCAGGTCAACCCAAGGACGTCTGCTTCCTCAGCGAGTCAG CGGGCTACCTAGTTTCTGCCTCAATCTTCAACAGCACAGGAGAATTTTACCGAGAAAATCTGTACCATTTCGATCATTGTGGTCAATTACTAGGGGTCCTTCTGTCCCTGGGGCGAGGACCTAGGTCAATGTATCCTGTGTATCTCCCCGGGGACCCGGATCTGTCTGCTAGATACAACGACCTATGTGGGCAGGAAGGCTGGCATGTCTACATGAGGGACGGCCATGATGGAATCATCTGTGTGTATCTAGGCAAAGTTTATAACAGAGAGACATCTTGA